From Gloeocapsa sp. PCC 73106:
GGTGTCATCCTACTTAAGAAGCAAATGCTTTAAACGCCTGACTAACTATTCCTGATGCTGTTTTCAGGTTTTTAAAATCTTTATTCAGTTCACCAGCAATATCTAACAAGTTTGTACTGTCAATGCGACCAGCATTATCTACAATTTGACCAAGAGTTGATGCAACACTTTTGTATGCTTTTTCAGATTCTTGGAATTTTCCTCTAACGTCTCCTTTAACTGAAGCTAGTAAATCTTCTACAGAAGTTTCTAGTTTTTTATCAAATTCATCAGTTTTATCAGCAAGAGTATTAAAGTTACTAGCCAATTCTTTTAATTTGTTTTGGCTTGAATCAATCGCTCTAGAAAGTTCTTTTTCACTTACAGAACCTGGCTTTTTAGTTGCTTTGTCTAGTAAAGCCGATAAACTATCAACCGTTTTATTTACACTAGCTAAATCATTATCAAAACTTGATTGTGCTTCTTTTTGGTACTTAGTTAAGACTGATTCAATAAAGTTAGTGCTTGCTTTGCCAATTAAGTCTTCAGCAATACCTGCATAGGAGGGTTGAACAACAAAAATAGTGCTCATAAAGACTATAGTTGTTAGAAAAAGACCAAAACCAAGAGTTCGCAAAAGTTTCGTATTCATAGCTTAAACTTTCCTAACGTTTTAGGTTGTACTTAACAGGAAGCTTACAACAAACAACAATGATTTAGGTTAAGAATTGATTAATTTTTTATAGGGATATTGTGCAATTTCTCTCTAATCATAAATTTAGACTTTTGTTACATATTGTTAAATATAATCCCTCGCGCTTTTAACCTGAAAAGAGCTCAACAAGATAGCGCATCTTGAATTAGACAATCGATCAATTCATCAAAAGATACCCCGGTATTTTGCCAAAGTTGGGAATACATACTCAAAGCGGTAAAACCCGGTAAGGTATTAATCTCATTAATCAAAATCTCTTCTGTGGCTTCTACATAGAAAAAATCTACCCTAGCTAAACCTTTAGCATCAATGGCGGTAAAAGCTTCTACAGACATCTGTTGGATCTTTTGCGCTACCAATGGGGGTAAAACTGCGGGAATAATCAGATTAGCTTTTCCCTCGGTGTATTTAGTTTCGTAGTCATAAAAATCGCTACTATAAGTAATTTCACCTACAATAGAGGCGCGAGGTTGATCGCTTCCTAAGATGGCGCATTCGACTTCTCTGGCTGTTACTCCAGCTTCGACGATGAGACGGCGGTCAAAAGTAGCGGCGTAGTCTAAAGCGGCTTCTAACTCCGAGCGCGATCGCACCTTACTGATTCCCACGGAGGAACCGAGATTGGCGGGTTTAACAAAACAGGGGTAATCCAGGGTGTTTTCAATCTGATCGCAGAGTTTAGGAAAAACACAGGGATTAGACCAAACTTGAGCGCGAGAGATAGCTAAATACTCGACTTGAGGTAAACCTGCTTGGGCAAACATAGTCTTCATAGCGATTTTATCCATAGCTAGAGCGGATCCCAAGACACCGCTACCGACAAAAGGTACTTGCATCAAGGTTAATAGTCCTTGGATGGTTCCGTCTTCGCCATTGGGACCATGGAGTATAGGAAACCACACATTTACCTCTGTCACTTCTACTGGAAATTGCCACAGTGAAGTTGACCTATTGGGTTCCACCTCTGGAGGTTGAGCAGTATCAAGTACCTGCTGAGCGATTTTTGGACCTTGCCACAAGCCATCTTTTTGGATATAAAAAGGTAGTAGTTGGTACTTAGAAGAAGCCGTAATTGTGGGTGCGATCGCTCTTGCTGAGATAATCGAGACCTCATGTTCTCTTGAACGACCACCAAATAACAGTCCAACCTTCAGTTTACTCATTACTCTACCATTACTCCCGTCAAGCTAAAAGCGCGGGTTTCGGTAATTTTCACCTTGACTAATTTACCCCGTAATTGTTCTATCTCTCCGTCAAAGAAAGTCAAAGAATTACCCTGAGTTCTTCCCATCACCTGATGAGGATTTTTGGAATTTTTCTCTTCTACTAAAACTTCCTCGATTCTACCGAGATAGCGATCGCGTCGTTCTGTGGCTTTAATAGATACTAAATGATTGAGACGTTGTAGGCGATCGCTTTTTACCGTTTCACTCAGTTGTTCCGATAGTAAAGCCGCGGGGGTACCAGGACGAGGGGAATAAGCCGCGGTGTTGACTAAATCAAAACTAATCTCTTCTACCAATTCCAGGGTTTTTTCGAACTGTGCTTCGGTTTCTCCGGGAAAACCCACGATTACATCGGCGCTAATCGCTGCATCGGGCATATATTCTCTAATCTTCTCAATAATTCCACGATACTTTTCCCGAGTATAACCCCTAGCCATCGCTTTTAGAATCTGATTATCCCCCGACTGAAAGGGAATATGAAAATGTTTGCAGACTTTTGGTAACTCTTGACAAGCGCGAATCAATCTCTCTGTGAAATAACGAGGGTGACTGGTAGCGAAGCGAATCCGTTCGATTCCCTGTACATCGTGGACGTAGTGAAGTAGGTCAGTAAAAGTATGCAGATGTCTTCCTGTAGAGGTTGTTCCGGGTAAATCTCGACCGTAAGCGTCAATATTTTGACCTAGTAGAGTTATTTCTTTGTATCCCTGTTGTCCTAAGGTTTCCATTTCTTTACGGATCGCTTCTGGTGTGCGGGACTGTTCTACCCCTCTGACGTTGGGAACCACGCAGTAGGTACAGCGTTCGTT
This genomic window contains:
- a CDS encoding D-alanine--D-alanine ligase family protein; this encodes MSKLKVGLLFGGRSREHEVSIISARAIAPTITASSKYQLLPFYIQKDGLWQGPKIAQQVLDTAQPPEVEPNRSTSLWQFPVEVTEVNVWFPILHGPNGEDGTIQGLLTLMQVPFVGSGVLGSALAMDKIAMKTMFAQAGLPQVEYLAISRAQVWSNPCVFPKLCDQIENTLDYPCFVKPANLGSSVGISKVRSRSELEAALDYAATFDRRLIVEAGVTAREVECAILGSDQPRASIVGEITYSSDFYDYETKYTEGKANLIIPAVLPPLVAQKIQQMSVEAFTAIDAKGLARVDFFYVEATEEILINEINTLPGFTALSMYSQLWQNTGVSFDELIDCLIQDALSC
- the miaB gene encoding tRNA (N6-isopentenyl adenosine(37)-C2)-methylthiotransferase MiaB, producing the protein MKEHTSKQTQRYHITTFGCQMNKADSERMAGILEEMGFEWSEDPNQANLILYNTCTIRDNAEQKVYSYLGRQAKRKQTEPNLTLIVAGCVAQQEGEQLLRRVPELDLVMGPQHANQLENLLEQVFAGNQVVATEAIEILEDITKPRRESQVTAWVNVIYGCNERCTYCVVPNVRGVEQSRTPEAIRKEMETLGQQGYKEITLLGQNIDAYGRDLPGTTSTGRHLHTFTDLLHYVHDVQGIERIRFATSHPRYFTERLIRACQELPKVCKHFHIPFQSGDNQILKAMARGYTREKYRGIIEKIREYMPDAAISADVIVGFPGETEAQFEKTLELVEEISFDLVNTAAYSPRPGTPAALLSEQLSETVKSDRLQRLNHLVSIKATERRDRYLGRIEEVLVEEKNSKNPHQVMGRTQGNSLTFFDGEIEQLRGKLVKVKITETRAFSLTGVMVE